Proteins found in one Macrobrachium nipponense isolate FS-2020 chromosome 4, ASM1510439v2, whole genome shotgun sequence genomic segment:
- the LOC135211414 gene encoding mucin-7-like: MLEVNDQHSDSSSDVVSHLIDSSQSQGQVPGCWSASTPYQAVVQTHQHQHCGYLCLNWGTLDSSSFILGLPDVAAASVGLLSSPSTAATPVGLLSPPSTTAAPVGLCSPPDIAAAPEDLLGPPWATAAPVGLLSPPDIAAAPAGLLSPPNIVATPVGLLIHSDIAASPVGLLSPPDVTVAPVGLLSPPNIAATPAGLLIPSNVTAAPVGLLSPPDVAAAPRPPRPTRCRYIGPARPPEVTAIPVGLLSPLNVAAPPVGLLCLADVTSAPVGLLGTSDIAAAPLGLLRPPNATAWGPARLT, encoded by the exons ATGTTAGAAGTCAACGACCAACACTCAGACAGTAGCAGTGATGTTGTGTCAC ATCTCATAGACTCGTCTCAG TCACAAGGACAGGTACCTGGATGCTGGTCAGCCAGCACACCCTATCAGGCGGTGGTTCAGACACATCAACATCAACATTGTGGGTACCTTTGCCTCAATTGGGGGACACTAGATTCATCCTCATTCATCCTCGGCCTGCCCGATGTCGCTGCAGCATCTGTAGGCCTCCTCAGTTCACCCAGCACCGCTGCCACACCTGTAGGCCTCCTAAGCCCACCCAGCACCACTGCTGCACCTGTAGGCCTCTGCAGCCCGCCCGACATCGCTGCAGCACCTGAAGACCTCCTAGGCCCACCCTGGGCCACTGCTGCACCTGTTGGCCTCCTCAGCCCGCCTGACATTGCTGCCGCACCTGCAGGCCTCCTCAGCCCTCCCAACATTGTTGCCACACCTGTAGGCCTCCTCATCCATTCCGACATCGCTGCTTCACCTGTAGGCCTCCTCAGCCCTCCCGATGTCACTGTCGCACCTGTAGGCCTCCTCAGCCCTCCCAACATTGCTGCCACACCTGCAGGCCTCCTCATCCCTTCCAACGTCACTGCTGCACCTGTAGGCCTCCTCAGCCCTCCCGATGTCGCTGCCGCACCTCG GCCTCCTCGGCCCACCCGGTGCCGCTACATTGGACCTGCTCGGCCACCTGAAGTCACTGCCATACCTGTGGGCCTCCTCAGCCCGCTCAACGTCGCTGCCCCACCCGTAGGGCTGCTCTGCCTGGCTGATGTCACCTCTGCACCTGTAGGCCTCCTTGGCACATCCGACATTGCTGCTGCACCTTTAGGGCTGCTCAGGCCACCCAACGCCACTGCCTGGGGGCCTGCTCGGCTCACCTAA